The Streptomyces sp. NBC_00224 genome contains the following window.
CCCGAGTAGCCGATGTCGGCCGTGAAGCCCTTGTAGACCGGGGCCATGTCGAGGATGAACGGCATCCCCGCCTCCAGCCTCCGGTTGGTGGGGAAGAACTGGAGCGGGATGCGGAAGTTCACGAACGCCGTGCGGTCCCCGAACCAGGCGAACGGCAGGTGGAACCAGTCCCGCACGCCGCGCTCGCGCAGCCACTCCCGCTGCATGCGGGCCGCCTCGCGCTCCGTCACACCCGGCTTGAGCTGGGCCGCGACGGCCTCCGCGCACTCGTAGGCGAGCCGCTGCACTTCCCTGAACCCGCTGAGCCGCGCGTCGAGTTCCGTCTTGACCGCCGTTGGCATCGCGCCCACACCCCTGTCGTCGTACGCGTGCGTAACTTGACACTGATGAATGTGACAATGCCCGGCGGCTACGTCAAGGGTTCTGCGCCCGCCTGTGGACGACGACCGCGTTGTGGACAACCCGATCCCCCTTCGGAGGGCGTTTCTCGGGGTTCCGTCACTCTTCCGTAGGGGGCACCTAGGGGGCCGTACCTCTGGAGTCGGACACGGATACAGCCGCCTGGTCTGACGATCGATGTGGTCTGCGCCACTACCTTCGAAGTGTGAATGTGATCGCGACCGAAAGCCTGAGCAAGCGGTTCCCCCGGGTGACCGCGCTTGACCGGCTCTCCTTGGACATCGGGCCCGGTGTGACCGGCCTGGTGGGTGCCAACGGAGCCGGCAAGTCGACGTTGATCAAGATCCTCCTCGGCCTCTCCCCGGCCACGGAGGGCACCGCCGCGGTGCTCGGCCTCGACGTCGCCACCAGCGGCGGCGCGATCCGTGAACGCGTCGGCTACATGCCGGAGCACGACTGTCTGCCGCCCGACGTCTCGGCCACCGAGTTCGTCGTGCACATGGCGCGCATGTCGGGCCTCCCGGTGACCGCCGCCCGGGAGCGCACCGCCGACACCCTGCGCCACGTAGGGCTGTACGAGGAGCGGTACCGCCCGATCGGCGGCTACTCGACCGGTATGAAGCAGCGCGTCAAGCTCGCGCAGGCGCTGGTCCACGACCCGCAGCTGGTCCTGCTCGACGAGCCGACCAACGGGCTGGACCCGGTCGGCCGCGACGAGATGCTCGGCCTGATCCGCCGCATCCACACCGACTTCGGCATCTCCGTCCTGGTCACCTCGCACCTCCTTGGTGAGCTGGAGCGCACCTGTGACCACGTAGTGGTCATCGACGGCGGCACGCTGCTGCGGTCCAGCTCCACCAGCGACTTCACCCAGACCACCACCACCCTCGCGGTCGAGGTCACCGACTCCGACGCGCACCCGGACGGCGCCGAAGCCGTGCGCGGCGCGCTCGTCGCGGCCGGCATCACCCTCCACGCGGGCGTGGAGGAAGGGCTGCCGGGCGCCGGGCACATCCTGCTCGTGGAGGCGGCGGGTGAGGAGACGTACGACGTGGTGCGCGACACCGTCGCCGGGCTCGGCCTCGGGCTCGTACGGATGGAGCAGCGCCGCCACCACATCGCGGAGGTCTTCAAGACCCCGGCGCAGGCCCCGGAGCCGGTCTCCGAGCGTGCCGCCGCCTGGGCGGCGACCGCCGCCGCACAGCAGAACGGAGGCGGCAGCCATGGCAGCTGAGGCCGCAGGGACGCGGATGACACAGAACCAGATCGCCCAGACCCAGATCCACAACATCGGCTACCGGGGCTACGACGGCCCGCGCCTTGGCCGGGCGTATGCACGGCGCTCGCTCTTCTCGCAGTCGCTGCGCGGCGCGTACGGACTGGGCCGCAGCGCCAAGTCCAAGGTGCTGCCGATGCTGCTCTTCGCGGTGATGTGCCTGCCCGCGGCCATCATGGTCGCGGTCGCCGTCGCCACCAAAGCCAACGACCTGCCGGTGGACTACACGCGCAACGCGATCCTGATGCAGGCCGTCATCGGCCTCTTCATCGCCGCGCAGGCCCCCCAGACCGTCTCGCGCGACCTGCGGTTCCGCACCGTGCCGCTGTACTTCTCGCGGCCCATCGAGCGGGTGGACTACGTCCTCGCCAAGTTCGCGGCGATGGCCTCGGCGCTCTTCATCCTCACGGCGGCGCCGCTCGTCGTGCTCTACGCGGGCGCGCTGCTCGCCAAACTCGACTTCGCGGACCAGACCAAGGGGTTCGCACAGGGACTGGTCTCGGTGGCGCTGCTCTCGCTCCTGTTCGCCGGCATCGGCCTGGTGGTCTCGGCGCTCACCCCGCGCCGCGGCTTCGGCGTCGCGGCCGTCATCGCCGTGCTGACCATCTCCTACGGGGCGGTCTCCGCGGTCCAGGGCGTCGCCTTCGACCAGCAGTCCACCGGGGTCATCCAGTGGCTCGGGCTCTTCTCCCCCATCACGCTCATCGACGGGGTGCAGACCGCCTTCCTCGGCGCGACCTCGGCCTTCCCGGGCCGCGAGGGGCCCGGCGCGGGAGCCGGCGCGGTGTATCTGCTCGTCGTCCTCGCGCTGATCGCCGGCTCGTACGCCGTCCTGATGCGCCGCTACCGGAAGGTCGGGCTGTGACCACCATCGACATCGACCACACCTCCCGCTGGTTCGGCAACGTGGTGGCCGTCAACGACGTCACCATGTCGATCGGCCCCGGGGTGACCGGACTGCTCGGCCCCAACGGCGCCGGAAAGTCCACGCTCATCAACATGATGGGTGGTTTCCTCGCCCCCTCGACGGGAAGCGTGACGCTCGACGGGCGCCCCATCTGGCGCAACGAGGACGTCTACCGGCAGATCGGCATCGTCCCCGAGCGGGAGGCGATGTACGACTTCCTGACCGGCCGCGAGTTCGTCGTCGCCAACGCCGAGCTGCACGGGCTCGGGGCCAGTCAGGCCCAGCGGGCGCTCGCCACGGTCGAGATGGAGTACGCGCAGGACCGCAAGATCCAGACGTACAGCAAGGGCATGCGCCAGCGCGTGAAGATGGCATCCGCGCTGGTCCACGACCCTTCGGTGCTGCTGCTCGACGAGCCGTTCAACGGCATGGACCCGCGCCAGCGCATGCAGCTGATGGAGCTGCTGCGGCGGATGGGCGCCGAGGGCCGCACCGTCCTGTTCTCCTCGCACATCCTCGAAGAGGTCGAGCAGCTCGCCGCGCACATCGAGGTGGTCGTGGCCGGGCGGCACGCGGCGAGCGGTGACTTCCGCAAGATCCGCCGGCTGATGACCGACCGCCCGCACCGCTATCTGATCCGCTCCAGCGACGACCGCGCGCTCGCCGCCGCGCTGATCGCCGACCCCTCGACGGCCGGGATCGAGGTGGACCTCAAGGAGGGCGCGCTGCGCATCCAGGCGGTCGACTTCGGGCGGTTCACGACGCTGCTCCCGCAGGTCGCGAAGGCACACGGGATCCGTCTGCTGACCGTCTCGCCGTCCGACGAGTCGCTCGAATCCGTCTTCTCCTACCTCGTAGCGGCCTGAAAGGAGCTGTGAGCGTCATGTACAACCCCACAGTCGCCCGGCTCACCTACCGGGCCCTGCTCGGCCGCCGCCGGGCCGCCATCCTCTGCGTGCTGCCGGTGCTGCTGATCGTCATCGCGGCGGCGGTACGTTCCTTCAGCGGCGCCGACGACCAGGTCGCGGCCAATCTGCTCGGCGGGTTCGCGCTCGCCACGATGGTCCCGCTGATCGGTGTCATCGCGGGCACGGGAGCCATCGGGCCCGAGATCGACGACGGCTCGATCGTCTATCTGCTGGCCAAGCCGGTGAAACGCCCGACGATCATCCTGACCAAGCTGATCGTGGCGATCGCGGTGACCATGGCCTTCTCGGCCGTCCCCACCTTCATCGCCGGAATGATCCTCAACGGCAACGGCCAGCAGATCGCGATCGCCTACACGGTCGCCGCCCTGGTCGCCTCGATCGCGTACGCGGCGGTCTTCCTGCTCCTGGGCACGGTCACCCGGCACGCGGTGGTCTTCGGCCTGGTCTACGCGCTGGTCTGGGAGAGCCTGTTCGGCAACCTGGTCCCGGGCGCGCGCACGCTGAGCGTCCAGCAGTGGTCGCTCGCCCTCGCCGAGCGGATCGGCACGAACGGCTTCATCACCTCGGACGTCGGCCTGCCGGCCGCGGTCGTCCTGCTGACGGCGGTCACGGTCCTGGCGACCTGGTACGCGGGCCAGAAGCTGCGGACGCTGAAGCTGGCCGGGGAGGAGTGAGGCGCCGGGGGGTGACGCGCGCCGAGTGGTGACCTCCGGGGCAGGCGTCACCCTCCCGGGACCCGGGCGGCGGTCTTCCGGCCCCGCCCGGGTCATCATCGAGGGATGACGACGCTTCACGGTCCGGGCACGCGCCGGGCCCCCGAGCCGGCCCGGCCGGTGCGGGCCTGGGTGCGCTCCTCGCCGGGGACGCACATCTGGCTGCTGGTCATCGCGATCACCAGCATCGTCATCCAACTGTCCAGCCAGGACCTTGAGCACTATCTGCTGCACCGCAACAGCAGCAACATCCACGAGCTCACCAGGCACCCCGCCCAGTCGCTGTTCACCAGCGCCTTCTGGATCGAGAACCCGTCCTCGTTCCTGCTGTACCTGGTGCTCTTCGAGCTCGTCCACGCGCCCGTGGAACGCTGGATCGGCACCGTACGGTGGCTGGTCGCGGTCGCCACCGCCCATGTCGCGGCCACGCTGATCAGCCAGGAAGTGATCCTGTGGAGCATCCAGAACCACGAGGTGCCCAAGCGGATGGCACACGTGGTGGACATCGGGGTCAGCTACGGGCTCGCCGCTTCGGCGGGGCTCCTTGTGTACCGGCTGCCGCAGCCGTGGCGGTGGCTCTACCTCGCGTGCGTGGTCGCGTTCTTCGGGATCCCGCTGCTGACGGGTGGCACGTTCACGGACATCGGGCATGCGGTCTCACTGGCCATCGGGCTGGCCTGCTGGCCGCTGACCAGGGGTAAATCAGTGGCTTCGAACGGACGTGCGGTGCACAGTGGTTGAGGGCCCCAGGGCAGACCGCTTCGAGCGCGCTACGGCGCGGGTCGCCCCGGGGCACGGGGATCAGTAAGGGGCGTCCACCTATGGCGGACGCCCCTTACTTCTGCTTACTTCTGCCCGTACAGGCGCTCTCGTCAGGGCGCTCCCGTACGTACGCGCTCACGCGCCCAGCAACTGCTCCAGCACCACAGCGATCCCGTCGTCCTCGTTGGACGCCGTGATCTCGTGGGCGACGGCCTTCAGCTCGTCGTGGGCGTTGGCCATGGCCACGCCGTGCTCGGCCCAGCCGAACATCGGGATGTCGTTGGGCATGTCGCCGAACGCGATCGTGTCCGTCGACCTGCAGCCGAGCCGGCGCGCGGCCAGCGACAGACCCGTCGCCTTGCTCAGGCCCAGCGGAAGCAGCTCCACCACGCCCTCGCCCGCCATCACCACGTCGACGAGGCTGCCGACGACCTGGCGCGCGATCCGCGCCAGCGCGTCGTCACCGAGCTCCGGGTGCTGGATGTAGACCTTGTTCAGCGGGGCCGACCACAACTCGGCGACCTGGTCGAAGGCGACGACCGGCAGCGAGCCCTCGTGGACCCGGTAGCCGGGGCCGACCAGCACCTCGCCGTCGAGCCCGTCCCGGCTCGCGGCCAGCGCCAGCGGGCCGACCTCGGCCTCTATCTTCGACAGCGCGAGCCCCGCCAGCTGGCGGTCCAGCGTCACCGACGTCAGCAGCCGGTGCTCGCCCGCGTGGTAGACCTGCGCGCCCTGGCCGCACACCGCGAGACCCTGGTACCCCAGGTCGTCCAGGATGTGCCGGGTCCAGGGCACCGAGCGGCCGGTGACCACGATGTGGGCCGCGCCCGCCGCGGTGGCCGCGGCGAGCGCTTCACGGGTGCGCTCCGAGACGGTCTCGTCGGACCGCAGCAGCGTCCCGTCCAGATCGGTCGCGATCAGCTTGTACGGGAACGGCTTCCCCGGGGCGGTGCTCACTTGGCGATGGGCTCCAGCACCTC
Protein-coding sequences here:
- a CDS encoding rhomboid-like protein; translated protein: MTTLHGPGTRRAPEPARPVRAWVRSSPGTHIWLLVIAITSIVIQLSSQDLEHYLLHRNSSNIHELTRHPAQSLFTSAFWIENPSSFLLYLVLFELVHAPVERWIGTVRWLVAVATAHVAATLISQEVILWSIQNHEVPKRMAHVVDIGVSYGLAASAGLLVYRLPQPWRWLYLACVVAFFGIPLLTGGTFTDIGHAVSLAIGLACWPLTRGKSVASNGRAVHSG
- a CDS encoding ABC transporter ATP-binding protein, which encodes MTTIDIDHTSRWFGNVVAVNDVTMSIGPGVTGLLGPNGAGKSTLINMMGGFLAPSTGSVTLDGRPIWRNEDVYRQIGIVPEREAMYDFLTGREFVVANAELHGLGASQAQRALATVEMEYAQDRKIQTYSKGMRQRVKMASALVHDPSVLLLDEPFNGMDPRQRMQLMELLRRMGAEGRTVLFSSHILEEVEQLAAHIEVVVAGRHAASGDFRKIRRLMTDRPHRYLIRSSDDRALAAALIADPSTAGIEVDLKEGALRIQAVDFGRFTTLLPQVAKAHGIRLLTVSPSDESLESVFSYLVAA
- a CDS encoding HAD family hydrolase, whose protein sequence is MSTAPGKPFPYKLIATDLDGTLLRSDETVSERTREALAAATAAGAAHIVVTGRSVPWTRHILDDLGYQGLAVCGQGAQVYHAGEHRLLTSVTLDRQLAGLALSKIEAEVGPLALAASRDGLDGEVLVGPGYRVHEGSLPVVAFDQVAELWSAPLNKVYIQHPELGDDALARIARQVVGSLVDVVMAGEGVVELLPLGLSKATGLSLAARRLGCRSTDTIAFGDMPNDIPMFGWAEHGVAMANAHDELKAVAHEITASNEDDGIAVVLEQLLGA
- a CDS encoding ABC transporter permease, with amino-acid sequence MTQNQIAQTQIHNIGYRGYDGPRLGRAYARRSLFSQSLRGAYGLGRSAKSKVLPMLLFAVMCLPAAIMVAVAVATKANDLPVDYTRNAILMQAVIGLFIAAQAPQTVSRDLRFRTVPLYFSRPIERVDYVLAKFAAMASALFILTAAPLVVLYAGALLAKLDFADQTKGFAQGLVSVALLSLLFAGIGLVVSALTPRRGFGVAAVIAVLTISYGAVSAVQGVAFDQQSTGVIQWLGLFSPITLIDGVQTAFLGATSAFPGREGPGAGAGAVYLLVVLALIAGSYAVLMRRYRKVGL
- a CDS encoding ABC transporter permease, with the protein product MYNPTVARLTYRALLGRRRAAILCVLPVLLIVIAAAVRSFSGADDQVAANLLGGFALATMVPLIGVIAGTGAIGPEIDDGSIVYLLAKPVKRPTIILTKLIVAIAVTMAFSAVPTFIAGMILNGNGQQIAIAYTVAALVASIAYAAVFLLLGTVTRHAVVFGLVYALVWESLFGNLVPGARTLSVQQWSLALAERIGTNGFITSDVGLPAAVVLLTAVTVLATWYAGQKLRTLKLAGEE
- a CDS encoding ABC transporter ATP-binding protein — protein: MIATESLSKRFPRVTALDRLSLDIGPGVTGLVGANGAGKSTLIKILLGLSPATEGTAAVLGLDVATSGGAIRERVGYMPEHDCLPPDVSATEFVVHMARMSGLPVTAARERTADTLRHVGLYEERYRPIGGYSTGMKQRVKLAQALVHDPQLVLLDEPTNGLDPVGRDEMLGLIRRIHTDFGISVLVTSHLLGELERTCDHVVVIDGGTLLRSSSTSDFTQTTTTLAVEVTDSDAHPDGAEAVRGALVAAGITLHAGVEEGLPGAGHILLVEAAGEETYDVVRDTVAGLGLGLVRMEQRRHHIAEVFKTPAQAPEPVSERAAAWAATAAAQQNGGGSHGS